In the genome of Christensenella timonensis, one region contains:
- a CDS encoding glycosyltransferase family 39 protein: protein MTIAHQKCPFSYKDLICVAFIVIISYWVTYSFALRGIDPHHDGFMLKTAADVANGLTLYKDTYTQYTSLGIYLQAFGVSLFGESVRSIHIMACIFHAFSTCLIYIITRRFSNRIIGMLTALIAISLGYYYFWNFHPWSNVFAVTFLLAACLCMIRFIEQRGTKNIFLAGVFAACSFWCKQTVGLSIFAGLVLLLLLWLCRFSSRKETLGNISWYLLGNILVFGIFMSIIIIQGAFSDWWLQAIENGAQFAVDRIGDQGSLAAAIWNNLWGVNYNPQYDWIWSLLPALSLVLFGTALTRLLIGRRQGQKRIGNKIRLCAYLCLSIFCLSSWFQYYPISCYRHAEWGAYPMFCVLAIVLWETITFLLQKMKRPQKSAWCTLLTCAVLLAICSTNIFVRFHLGYDKLTGSQGSKPITDSEASHGQSTILYNNKEFPFLNGLYLSPSEVIFYNAFNQSIAEIKNIYPDKNIVNITQLILFSSYTMENVFPKTFGVSGGYDSFETDLQEYINTESPILIADTKTLPAELGQNYILFAKIPGTSGDVFDLAGDIIILVPQN, encoded by the coding sequence ATGACAATTGCCCATCAAAAATGTCCGTTTTCATATAAAGACCTAATTTGCGTCGCATTTATTGTAATCATCAGCTATTGGGTTACTTACTCTTTTGCACTCAGAGGCATCGATCCGCACCATGATGGCTTCATGCTGAAAACGGCGGCTGACGTTGCCAATGGCTTAACATTATACAAAGATACCTATACGCAATATACTTCTCTGGGAATTTACCTGCAGGCATTTGGGGTTTCTTTGTTTGGGGAATCCGTGCGTTCTATTCATATTATGGCATGCATTTTTCATGCCTTTTCCACATGTCTCATTTATATCATTACCAGGCGTTTTTCCAATCGAATTATCGGTATGCTGACGGCACTGATCGCCATCAGCCTTGGATATTACTATTTTTGGAACTTTCACCCTTGGTCCAATGTGTTTGCGGTGACATTTCTCCTTGCTGCCTGCCTGTGTATGATTCGCTTTATTGAACAAAGGGGAACCAAAAATATTTTTTTGGCGGGCGTTTTCGCGGCATGTTCCTTCTGGTGCAAACAAACGGTAGGTTTATCGATTTTTGCAGGCCTTGTTCTTCTCTTGCTCTTATGGCTTTGCCGTTTTTCCAGTAGAAAGGAAACTCTGGGCAATATTTCATGGTATCTTTTAGGTAACATCCTTGTTTTTGGTATTTTTATGTCGATTATTATTATCCAAGGTGCTTTCAGTGACTGGTGGTTACAGGCAATTGAAAACGGGGCGCAATTCGCGGTTGACCGCATCGGCGACCAAGGCAGTCTAGCTGCGGCAATTTGGAATAATTTGTGGGGAGTCAATTATAACCCGCAATATGATTGGATATGGAGTCTTTTGCCAGCTTTGTCACTTGTCCTTTTTGGCACTGCGCTCACCAGATTGCTGATAGGACGCCGTCAGGGTCAAAAACGGATTGGTAACAAAATCAGGCTCTGCGCTTATCTCTGTTTAAGTATTTTTTGCTTGTCTTCCTGGTTTCAGTACTATCCCATTTCCTGCTACCGTCATGCGGAATGGGGAGCCTATCCTATGTTTTGTGTGCTGGCAATTGTGTTGTGGGAAACCATTACTTTCCTGCTTCAAAAAATGAAACGCCCGCAGAAATCTGCCTGGTGTACGCTGCTGACTTGTGCTGTATTGCTTGCGATATGCAGCACCAATATTTTTGTCCGCTTTCATCTGGGCTACGACAAACTAACCGGTTCCCAAGGCTCCAAACCAATTACAGATTCCGAAGCGAGTCATGGGCAATCAACGATATTATATAATAATAAAGAATTTCCTTTCCTGAACGGACTATATTTGTCTCCAAGCGAAGTTATTTTCTATAACGCTTTCAATCAGTCCATAGCAGAAATAAAAAATATTTATCCCGATAAAAATATCGTTAACATTACACAATTGATTTTATTTTCTTCCTATACCATGGAAAACGTGTTCCCCAAAACGTTTGGCGTTTCGGGCGGATATGATTCTTTCGAAACGGATTTGCAAGAATATATTAATACGGAGTCTCCTATTCTCATCGCGGATACAAAGACCCTTCCAGCTGAATTAGGCCAAAATTACATCTTATTTGCAAAAATTCCGGGAACCAGCGGAGATGTTTTTGATCTCGCAGGCGATATTATTATTTTGGTCCCGCAAAACTAA
- the rfbH gene encoding lipopolysaccharide biosynthesis protein RfbH, translated as MFENKTEQEAREELLKSVGAYCRKYKLNQKPFQAGDRITYAARVYDEREMENLVDSALEFWLTTGKYADRFEKDFSEFLGVNYCSLVNSGSSANLLAFMALTSPLLKEKRVLPGDEVITVAAGFPTTVAPIIQYGAVPVFVDVTIPQYNLDIKMLDAALSDKTKAVFAAHTLGNPFDLKAVKEFCDRNGLWLIEDNCDALGSKYCLDGETKFTGTVGDIGTSSFYPPHHMTMGEGGAVYTNDALLHKIVNSLRDWGRDCVCPSGRDNICGHRFDRQYGELPFGYDHKYVYSHFGYNLKATDMQAAVGCAQLEKFPGFIEKRRNNWQKLREGLESLEDKLILPEAEMNSQPSWFGFLITVKPEAGITREELVREMERHGIQTRNLFAGNLIKHPCFDEMRASGKGYRVVGELENTDRIMNDTFWIGVYPGMTDEMIDYMVKVIKEIMQ; from the coding sequence ATGTTTGAGAATAAAACAGAACAGGAAGCAAGAGAAGAACTATTAAAAAGCGTAGGCGCGTACTGCAGAAAATATAAACTGAACCAGAAGCCTTTTCAGGCAGGGGACCGCATTACCTATGCAGCCCGTGTATACGACGAACGGGAAATGGAAAACCTCGTGGACAGCGCGCTGGAATTCTGGCTGACTACGGGAAAATATGCCGATCGGTTCGAAAAGGATTTTTCTGAATTTCTGGGTGTAAACTATTGTTCGCTGGTGAATTCCGGATCTTCGGCTAACCTGCTTGCATTTATGGCGCTTACCTCTCCCCTGCTGAAAGAAAAAAGGGTTTTGCCCGGGGATGAAGTGATTACTGTGGCGGCGGGCTTTCCCACGACAGTAGCCCCTATTATTCAGTATGGCGCAGTTCCCGTTTTTGTTGATGTGACGATTCCGCAGTATAACCTTGATATCAAGATGCTGGACGCGGCCCTGTCAGATAAAACGAAGGCGGTTTTTGCAGCGCATACATTAGGGAATCCCTTTGATTTGAAAGCAGTCAAAGAGTTTTGCGACAGGAACGGGCTATGGCTGATCGAGGATAACTGCGATGCGCTCGGCTCAAAGTATTGCCTCGATGGAGAGACAAAATTTACGGGAACGGTCGGGGATATTGGAACATCCAGTTTTTATCCGCCCCATCATATGACAATGGGAGAAGGCGGCGCAGTTTATACAAATGATGCGCTGTTGCATAAAATTGTAAATTCCCTGCGCGACTGGGGACGCGATTGCGTGTGCCCGTCCGGACGGGATAATATATGCGGGCACCGGTTCGACAGGCAGTATGGAGAACTGCCGTTTGGGTATGACCATAAATATGTATATTCCCATTTTGGTTATAATTTGAAAGCGACGGATATGCAGGCGGCGGTGGGATGCGCGCAGTTGGAAAAATTTCCGGGATTTATTGAAAAAAGGAGAAACAACTGGCAGAAGCTTCGCGAGGGACTGGAAAGCCTGGAAGACAAGTTGATTTTACCGGAGGCGGAAATGAACTCCCAGCCGAGTTGGTTTGGATTTCTCATTACCGTAAAACCGGAAGCGGGGATCACCCGGGAAGAACTCGTGCGGGAAATGGAAAGACATGGCATCCAGACGCGCAATCTATTTGCCGGAAACCTGATCAAACATCCCTGTTTTGACGAAATGCGCGCCTCGGGAAAGGGATATCGCGTAGTTGGAGAGTTGGAGAATACGGATCGGATCATGAACGATACGTTTTGGATTGGCGTATATCCGGGAATGACGGATGAGATGATTGACTATATGGTCAAGGTAATCAAGGAAATAATGCAATAA
- a CDS encoding DUF4214 domain-containing protein, with the protein MKFFFRKLTPLFVSICILFSMIVVIPFTGFAEETAPAESVAAASPVEDGGEIPSPAEESTPSPSASEPATEPFPSGSQGEISPPAPLAEIIEIARSDGEKAAVLIDAYENTEEFEAGVRDILSLYYTENLDAQRKAFEASLQGKAIDIVSAFHAAAQERSSAEELDYIPGEVLVVYNNNVTEEQASEAVAESNGHYLETVDTPSEESVGIVEISLEHTVSEAIEQYEANPNIKYAQPNYLYSALETLPENISYGASYSYPDDPYASSSDQWYLSKISVPEAWELLSSTPHTQITVAVLDTGVDVFHQDLQVNLDKNLCVDSTSDSLSPITSDGGSHGTHVTGIIGATANNGIGIAGISGGAGNDVVNVMTIDVFTEDKASTASVVRGINYAIDQGARVINLSLGYTTLNESNYDYTLKNTIDAAVSGNTVVVCAAGNDGSSAYSYPSDFDSCISVISTTNYTSASSNCRSSFSNYGNAKDISAPGSSILSTVPTGRYTSGYPSGYGVLSGTSMAAPVVSAVTAMMLSADPSLTVDEIKDILYRTATDLYTTGYDVQTGWGNVNALGAMIAVVGLPAPEDLSAAQTNNVGIALKWNAVPNASGYYVYRSSSLNGEYAYLGQSSSPTYLDTSATFGATYYYKVAAHHSKAGATSDLSESAGIAFKWLSYPSTPEGFVQRLYEIILSRQPDASGKAYWVTRLNSQLETGASASYNFLFSKEFSNKNFSDSDFLDILYRAMMNREADTSGKNYWQSFLDKGASRKYVFANFVNSSEFKQVCSSHNISVGSYRSDEARDRNIDVTAFVNRLYKLGLTRSSDVSGLNHWTNELLAGRKGGISVAYDFFFSQELIKQNISNEEFVDRLYLTMMNRTADPNGKTFWSTQLKNGNSRKTIFMNFANSPEFKTICRSYGISL; encoded by the coding sequence ATGAAATTTTTCTTCCGGAAATTAACTCCTCTTTTTGTTTCCATATGCATTCTTTTTTCCATGATCGTTGTAATTCCTTTTACGGGGTTTGCAGAGGAGACGGCTCCTGCTGAATCTGTTGCCGCAGCCTCTCCTGTGGAGGACGGGGGCGAAATTCCTTCTCCAGCGGAAGAATCCACGCCTTCTCCGTCTGCTTCAGAGCCGGCCACAGAGCCTTTTCCCTCCGGTTCCCAAGGGGAAATCTCCCCACCGGCTCCATTAGCCGAAATCATCGAGATTGCCCGCTCAGATGGCGAAAAAGCGGCAGTGTTGATCGACGCTTATGAAAACACCGAAGAATTTGAAGCGGGCGTAAGGGATATCCTGTCCCTTTATTATACAGAAAACCTGGATGCGCAGCGTAAGGCGTTCGAAGCTTCTTTGCAAGGGAAAGCCATTGATATTGTCAGCGCGTTCCATGCCGCGGCTCAGGAGCGTTCATCCGCAGAGGAACTTGATTATATTCCAGGCGAGGTCCTGGTTGTATACAATAATAATGTTACCGAAGAACAGGCCAGCGAGGCTGTCGCCGAGTCTAACGGGCACTACCTCGAAACAGTCGATACTCCTTCCGAAGAATCCGTCGGTATCGTAGAAATTTCTCTTGAACATACGGTCAGCGAAGCAATCGAGCAATACGAGGCAAATCCCAATATCAAATATGCCCAGCCAAATTACCTCTACTCCGCGCTGGAAACTTTGCCGGAAAATATATCGTACGGTGCTTCTTACAGTTATCCCGACGATCCTTATGCCAGTTCATCCGATCAATGGTATTTATCTAAAATCTCAGTTCCCGAGGCTTGGGAGCTTTTAAGCAGTACGCCGCACACCCAAATAACCGTAGCGGTTCTCGATACGGGGGTTGACGTTTTCCATCAGGATCTCCAGGTGAATCTGGATAAAAACCTGTGTGTAGATTCCACTTCAGATTCCTTGTCTCCCATCACTTCGGATGGCGGCAGTCACGGCACCCATGTAACAGGCATCATTGGCGCTACGGCAAATAATGGAATTGGCATTGCAGGAATATCCGGCGGCGCCGGAAATGATGTGGTTAACGTGATGACAATCGATGTCTTTACAGAAGATAAAGCCTCCACAGCATCTGTTGTACGCGGAATTAATTACGCTATAGATCAGGGAGCGCGAGTGATTAACCTGAGTCTTGGCTATACAACTCTTAATGAATCCAATTACGATTACACATTGAAAAACACGATTGATGCCGCTGTTTCCGGGAATACGGTCGTCGTATGCGCTGCCGGAAATGACGGCTCATCCGCTTATTCTTATCCTTCGGATTTCGATTCCTGCATCAGCGTGATCTCTACGACAAACTATACAAGCGCCTCTTCCAATTGCAGATCCAGTTTTTCAAATTATGGCAACGCCAAGGATATTTCGGCCCCCGGTTCTTCTATCCTAAGCACAGTCCCTACAGGAAGGTACACTTCCGGATACCCTTCAGGTTATGGGGTGCTCAGCGGTACTTCCATGGCGGCTCCCGTTGTGTCGGCTGTGACGGCGATGATGTTGTCTGCGGATCCTTCGCTGACAGTTGATGAAATCAAAGATATCCTTTATCGTACCGCAACCGATTTGTATACTACCGGGTACGATGTACAGACCGGCTGGGGAAATGTCAATGCGCTTGGGGCCATGATTGCAGTTGTCGGCCTTCCCGCCCCTGAAGATCTTTCCGCTGCTCAAACGAACAATGTAGGGATTGCCTTGAAATGGAATGCGGTACCCAACGCTTCCGGCTATTATGTCTACCGTTCTTCCTCGCTGAATGGCGAATATGCATATCTTGGTCAAAGTTCATCTCCCACATATCTGGATACATCTGCAACATTCGGCGCCACTTACTATTATAAAGTCGCCGCCCATCACTCAAAAGCCGGCGCAACCAGTGATCTGTCCGAGAGTGCAGGTATCGCTTTTAAATGGCTCAGTTATCCGAGTACGCCAGAAGGGTTCGTGCAGCGCCTGTACGAAATCATCCTCAGCAGACAGCCGGATGCTTCTGGAAAGGCTTACTGGGTCACGCGGCTCAATTCCCAGTTGGAAACGGGTGCATCGGCATCCTATAATTTTTTATTTTCAAAGGAATTTTCGAACAAAAACTTCTCCGATTCGGATTTTCTGGATATTTTGTACCGTGCTATGATGAATCGTGAGGCGGACACCTCCGGAAAAAATTATTGGCAGAGCTTTCTGGATAAAGGCGCAAGCCGAAAATATGTTTTCGCAAACTTTGTCAATTCTTCAGAATTTAAGCAAGTCTGTTCTTCTCACAATATTTCTGTCGGTTCTTATCGCTCCGACGAAGCACGTGACCGTAACATTGATGTCACAGCTTTCGTAAACCGTTTATACAAATTAGGGCTAACCCGTTCTTCCGACGTGTCCGGCCTCAATCACTGGACAAATGAACTTTTGGCAGGAAGAAAAGGCGGCATTTCCGTTGCATACGATTTCTTTTTCAGCCAGGAACTTATAAAGCAGAATATAAGTAATGAAGAATTTGTGGATCGGTTGTATCTGACTATGATGAACAGGACTGCCGATCCAAACGGAAAAACATTTTGGTCAACACAGCTTAAGAACGGCAATAGCCGCAAAACTATATTTATGAATTTTGCAAACAGCCCTGAATTCAAAACGATTTGCCGTTCTTACGGCATCTCTTTATAG
- the rfbF gene encoding glucose-1-phosphate cytidylyltransferase, translated as MKVVILAGGFGTRISEESHLKPKPMVEIGDQPILWHIMKYYSSFGYNDFIICLGYKAYVIKEFFADYYLHMSDITFDFRDGNRMVVHDNFAEPWKVTLVDTGLNTMTGGRLKRIQDHIGDETFMLTYGDGVSDVDINALVEYHKSHGKIATMTAIRPSGRFGILDIEEGNAITSFREKSQEDMGLINGGFMVLEPGIFDFIDGDDTVLEREPLEKLAQQHELMAFKHDGFWQCMDTLRDKQLLDKLISENRAPWKVWED; from the coding sequence ATGAAGGTCGTAATCTTAGCGGGAGGCTTCGGCACGCGCATCAGTGAAGAATCCCATTTGAAGCCAAAGCCAATGGTTGAAATCGGCGATCAACCCATCCTGTGGCACATCATGAAATATTACTCCAGTTTTGGGTATAATGATTTTATTATTTGCCTTGGGTACAAGGCCTATGTAATTAAAGAGTTTTTTGCGGATTATTATTTGCATATGTCTGATATTACGTTCGATTTCAGAGATGGCAACAGAATGGTAGTACATGATAATTTTGCGGAACCGTGGAAAGTAACCCTGGTGGACACCGGCCTTAACACGATGACGGGCGGGCGGCTCAAACGCATACAGGATCATATTGGGGATGAGACGTTTATGTTGACTTATGGGGACGGCGTATCGGATGTGGATATCAATGCTTTGGTAGAGTATCATAAAAGTCATGGAAAGATTGCGACAATGACAGCAATACGGCCCAGCGGCCGTTTTGGGATACTCGATATTGAGGAAGGAAATGCAATTACTTCCTTCCGGGAAAAATCGCAGGAAGATATGGGATTGATTAACGGCGGCTTTATGGTCTTGGAGCCTGGGATATTTGATTTTATCGATGGCGATGATACGGTTCTGGAGCGGGAGCCGCTCGAGAAGCTGGCCCAGCAGCATGAACTCATGGCTTTTAAGCATGATGGGTTCTGGCAATGTATGGATACGCTGCGCGATAAGCAATTGCTCGATAAGCTGATTTCTGAAAATAGGGCGCCATGGAAGGTTTGGGAAGACTGA
- the rfbG gene encoding CDP-glucose 4,6-dehydratase, which produces MFQKDFFRGKRVFLTGHTGFKGSWMCELLLLCGAKVTGFALEPPTDPALFYLAGLDQRVDSITGDVRDLSALESAVETAQPEIVIHMAAQPIVRDSYANPVYTYETNVMGTVNVLEAVRRNGRVKSFLNITTDKVYKNNEWEWGYREIDELNGFDPYSNSKSCSELVTDSYKQSFFKGTKTAVSTARAGNVIGGGDFANDRIIPDCVRAAAESKTILVRNPYSTRPYQHVLEPLYAYLTIVQAQYEDQGAAGSYNIGPDDSDCVTTGELATIFCRTWGGIEWKNTCEENAVHEANFLKLDCSKAKTILKIKPRWNIQTAIEKTVEWVKHWQKRGDITECMEKQIMEYLQEDDAAK; this is translated from the coding sequence ATGTTTCAAAAAGATTTTTTTCGGGGAAAGCGTGTATTTCTCACTGGCCATACGGGCTTTAAAGGCTCTTGGATGTGTGAATTATTGCTGCTCTGCGGGGCAAAAGTCACCGGATTTGCATTGGAGCCTCCAACAGATCCGGCACTTTTTTATTTAGCGGGACTGGATCAGCGGGTGGATTCGATTACAGGGGATGTACGCGATTTGAGCGCGCTGGAGAGCGCCGTAGAAACGGCGCAGCCTGAAATTGTGATTCATATGGCCGCGCAGCCGATTGTCAGGGATTCTTACGCAAACCCTGTATATACCTATGAAACAAACGTAATGGGAACTGTGAACGTTCTGGAAGCGGTAAGGCGGAATGGCCGCGTAAAGTCGTTTTTGAATATTACGACGGATAAAGTATATAAAAATAACGAGTGGGAATGGGGATATCGGGAAATTGATGAGCTAAACGGTTTTGACCCTTATTCCAACTCGAAATCCTGCTCTGAACTTGTGACAGACAGTTATAAACAATCCTTTTTCAAAGGAACAAAGACGGCTGTTTCCACTGCGCGCGCAGGGAATGTGATTGGCGGCGGCGATTTTGCAAATGACAGAATCATTCCGGACTGTGTACGCGCAGCGGCGGAAAGCAAAACGATATTGGTAAGGAACCCTTATTCGACAAGGCCCTATCAGCATGTGCTCGAGCCTTTATATGCCTATCTTACTATTGTACAGGCACAATATGAAGACCAGGGGGCGGCCGGCAGCTATAATATAGGCCCGGATGATTCAGACTGCGTAACGACGGGAGAATTGGCCACAATATTTTGCAGGACTTGGGGCGGCATCGAATGGAAAAACACCTGTGAGGAAAACGCCGTCCATGAAGCCAACTTTTTAAAGCTGGATTGCTCCAAGGCAAAAACAATTTTAAAAATAAAGCCCAGGTGGAATATCCAAACGGCAATTGAAAAAACGGTAGAATGGGTAAAGCATTGGCAGAAGCGCGGCGATATAACCGAATGTATGGAAAAACAAATTATGGAATACCTGCAAGAGGATGACGCGGCGAAATGA